The Candidatus Binataceae bacterium genome has a segment encoding these proteins:
- a CDS encoding thioredoxin-like domain-containing protein, translating into MNSPEIALPGLEWFNVKAPFTIASLRGRVVILDFWTEGCINCIQIIPTLRRIEEKYPDQVVVIGVHSPKFANE; encoded by the coding sequence ATGAACTCACCTGAAATCGCGCTTCCCGGACTCGAATGGTTCAACGTGAAGGCGCCCTTCACGATCGCGAGCCTGCGCGGCCGCGTGGTGATTCTCGACTTCTGGACCGAGGGCTGCATCAACTGCATCCAGATCATTCCGACACTGCGGCGCATCGAGGAAAAGTATCCCGACCAGGTCGTCGTGATCGGAGTTCACTCACCGAAGTTCGCCAACGAGA